The genomic DNA AAATTTATCAGCACCGATTCTATCGATAGTTATTCCAAAACGTTCACCTGTGTTACCCTGTTCTCTAAATAAAAGAATTGCTTTTTCAATTAAAGTCATAAGTTCCTCTTTTGAAAATAATCTATCAATCTGTGTTCCAGGACGAACTGATTTTCCCCATTTCCCTCCTATATAGACTTTATAACCAGATTCTTTTTCTTCAATACTATCAAAATTACAACTTTCTATACACTTACCACAGTTATTACATAGATTACTATCTATTTCAAGTTTACCTTTATCTGTTAATTTAGCTGCTTTAACAGGACAGACCTCTACAACAGCACATTTTTTACAACCAACACAAAGCTCTGAATCATAGTCAGGTACACGTTGACCAACAATTCCAAGATCATTTAGGTCAGGTTTAATACAGTTATTAGGGCATCCACCAACACCAATTTTGAACTTATGAGGTAGTTTTACATCATACCAATTTTTGTAAAATTCTTCGTGTATTTCAGCAGCAAGTGCCTGTGTATCAGCTAGACCATGAACACAAACAGTACCTTTACAAGCCACAACAGGACGAACCCTTGATCCAGTTCCACCTGTTATTAGATTTTCGCTAGCAATAAATTCACTTAGAGCTTCAATATCTTCAAATTTTACACCAGGTAATTCTACTGTTAGTCTAGTAGTAAATGCTAACTGACCGTTTCCGAATTTTTCAGCAGCTTCTGCAATTTTTTTTGCTTGTGATGCATTTATTACACCATTTACAGTTATTATACGTGCTGCAAAATGTTCTCCATCCCTGCTTGGTAGAAAACCTCTACCTTTTACTTCCTTTTTTTGTTCTGCTGTAACATTACTCATATTTACTCCTCCATTACCTTAAGATTTGGATAAAATAGTGTTCCACCTTCAAGAACTTTCGTATTTGTATAGCCAAAGCGTCTTAAGCGATTTTGCGCCATATAGCTATTTTTACCTTTAGCACATATAAGAAGAATTTTTTCATCCTTAGCAAGGCCTTCAATTTCTCCATTAATTTCACCAACAGGAATATAACGTAAACTAGGAATAGAAGGAGCTTTTGAAACATCAAGTTTAGTCCAACTGTCAAAATCCTCAATTTCGTCAAGTAAAACACTATCAAGTTCTCCATTAAGTTTATTTTGTAAAACATTTACTGCCACTACAAAAGGGTGAATAGCTGTTGAAAAAGGTGGTGCATATGCAAGGTCCATACTTTCTAATGAATAAAGGTCAGCGCCTAAAGTTATTGCAGTAGCAGCGATATCTACTATTTTATCAACCGCTCCAGGTCCCATAACTTGAACACCTAATAATTTTCTAGTATTTTTTTCAGCAACCATTCTTATAATAAAATTAGATGCACCTGGATAATAATGAGCTTTATCATCAGTAGCTATGGTTACAGAGCAAACATTATAACCTTCTTTTTCAGCTATTTCTTTACTTAGACCTGTTTTTCCTGCATTGAGCTCAGGTAATTTTACTACTGTTGTTCCAAGAACACCATTGTAAGTTTTAGATTTTCCAGATATATTTTGTGCGCAAATTCTACCCTCATGATTTGCAGATGACCCCATAGGTGACCATGTAGGTTTATTTGTTAAAGAATTTTTTACAAAAGCACAGTCTCCAACTACGTATATATCTTTGTCATTTGTAAGCATATATTCATCTGCAATAATTGTATTATTAGGGGCAAATTCTAAACCTGTGTCTTTTAGAAAACCTGTGTTAGGACGGATTCCAACTGACATAACCACTAAATCTGTTTTAATAGCTCTATTTTTAGTACGAAGTTTTTCAACTTTATTTTCACCTTCAATACCTACAACCTGGTCACCTGTAAAAATCATTATGCCTTTATCAGCCATATGATTTTCAACGTATTCAGCAAAATCAGTATCAAATCCAGGCATAACATGTTCAGCCATATCAACAACACTTACACGTATACCCATTGCAGAAAGATTTTCAGCAATTTCAAGACCAATGAAACCTCCACCAATAACAACAGCTCTCTTAATACCGTTTTCAATAGAATCTCTTAGTTTTATAGCATCATTTGGAGTACGCATAAAGAATACTCCAGGTAAATCTATTCCAGGTATTGGTGGTTTTATTGGGTCTGCCCCTGTAGCAATTACAAGTTTGTCATAGCTTAGATTTTCTTTTTCTCCTGTTGAAAGCGTTTTCAAAGTTACTTGTTTTGCATTTCTATCAATAGATGTAACTTCAACTCCACAACGAACTTCTGCTCCTGTTAGTTTAGAAAAACTTTCAGGTGTATTTACGATTAAAGATGATTTATCTTCAATTATCTTACCAACGTAATATGGAAGACCACAACCTGCATAAGAAATATCATCACCTTTATTTAGTATTGTAACAGAGCAATTATCACCCATTTCACGTTTTATTTTTGCAGCAGTTTTTGTTCCAGCAGCAACTCCACCTATAATTAATACTTTCACAATATATCACACTCCAATCTACTTTATAACTCTATAATAAAATTATACTTCTTGACAATATATTTGTAAAATACTAAAATATTAATAAAATCATAAGCATTTACTAATGTTTGCTAAGGTTGTGATAATATGACAATTCGTAGTCTTGAAATCTTTGTTAAGGTTGCTGAATGTGGTAAAATGAGTGAAGTAGCAAGAAATATGTATATTACCCAGTCATCAGTTAGCCAAGCTATTTCAGAAATAGAAAAAGAGTATGGTGTTAAGCTATTTGATAGAATTTCAAAAAAATTATATTTAACTGAGGCAGGGAAAAAACTTCTTGGATATGGGAGGCATCTTTTAGCTGTAAATGAAGAAATGAATGATTGTATGAAGCATTGTGCAAAAAATATCCGTATAAGAGTTGGGGCAACAGTAACTGTTGGTACATGTGTAATAAGTCCAATAATGTTAGAATTATACAAGGTAAATCCTCTTATAGAACCTGAAGTATTTGTAGAAGATACAAGACTGATTGCAAAAAAATTACTTAATAGTGAATTAGATATTGCGATTGTAGAAGGAAAAATTAAGCACCCAGATATTGTTACAAAAAGCATTATTAATGATAATCTTGTACTTATATGT from Clostridioides difficile ATCC 9689 = DSM 1296 includes the following:
- a CDS encoding 4Fe-4S dicluster domain-containing protein gives rise to the protein MSNVTAEQKKEVKGRGFLPSRDGEHFAARIITVNGVINASQAKKIAEAAEKFGNGQLAFTTRLTVELPGVKFEDIEALSEFIASENLITGGTGSRVRPVVACKGTVCVHGLADTQALAAEIHEEFYKNWYDVKLPHKFKIGVGGCPNNCIKPDLNDLGIVGQRVPDYDSELCVGCKKCAVVEVCPVKAAKLTDKGKLEIDSNLCNNCGKCIESCNFDSIEEKESGYKVYIGGKWGKSVRPGTQIDRLFSKEELMTLIEKAILLFREQGNTGERFGITIDRIGADKFIEMLLSDEVLERKEEILEALLHLTGGAVC
- a CDS encoding FAD-dependent oxidoreductase, producing MKVLIIGGVAAGTKTAAKIKREMGDNCSVTILNKGDDISYAGCGLPYYVGKIIEDKSSLIVNTPESFSKLTGAEVRCGVEVTSIDRNAKQVTLKTLSTGEKENLSYDKLVIATGADPIKPPIPGIDLPGVFFMRTPNDAIKLRDSIENGIKRAVVIGGGFIGLEIAENLSAMGIRVSVVDMAEHVMPGFDTDFAEYVENHMADKGIMIFTGDQVVGIEGENKVEKLRTKNRAIKTDLVVMSVGIRPNTGFLKDTGLEFAPNNTIIADEYMLTNDKDIYVVGDCAFVKNSLTNKPTWSPMGSSANHEGRICAQNISGKSKTYNGVLGTTVVKLPELNAGKTGLSKEIAEKEGYNVCSVTIATDDKAHYYPGASNFIIRMVAEKNTRKLLGVQVMGPGAVDKIVDIAATAITLGADLYSLESMDLAYAPPFSTAIHPFVVAVNVLQNKLNGELDSVLLDEIEDFDSWTKLDVSKAPSIPSLRYIPVGEINGEIEGLAKDEKILLICAKGKNSYMAQNRLRRFGYTNTKVLEGGTLFYPNLKVMEE
- a CDS encoding LysR family transcriptional regulator translates to MTIRSLEIFVKVAECGKMSEVARNMYITQSSVSQAISEIEKEYGVKLFDRISKKLYLTEAGKKLLGYGRHLLAVNEEMNDCMKHCAKNIRIRVGATVTVGTCVISPIMLELYKVNPLIEPEVFVEDTRLIAKKLLNSELDIAIVEGKIKHPDIVTKSIINDNLVLICSHKHEFYKRDSIKVSELSNQPLIMRELGSGTRAQLEKQLKELKIPMNIRWSCYNSEAILRAVVDNFGIAVISELLIEDYLKKHLLWACDIEGINLHRTFDIAYHRSKFFTENISAFFDISVEYGKKQARKKSRSVNSL